Sequence from the Ostrea edulis chromosome 8, xbOstEdul1.1, whole genome shotgun sequence genome:
TCCTCGAACTCTGTTAACAATGGCTCCGTAATGCCCatccacgaaaaaaaaaatatatacccgTCATGTAAAACAGGAAAAACATCGACCTCATCACACAGTCCAGTGTCGACTggtgaaataataaaaatatatctaaaaaaaacaaactttgtaCAAATTTCTTTCGAGGCAAAATTTTGGCTACATACAAAACGCTCTCCATGACTAGTGAACGTCTATTCCAGAAATCTACGACTGACGCTGGATTTCTGTCACTGTGCTGATCATTAACTAACGAGGAAGGATGATTATGTATCATACAAGACAAAACCAAAACTAAAACTCGAAGACGAACATATACAGCTACAGGTAACAGAGGGACAGGTCGGTCTCACTGAGAGGTCAAAACCtcttacaaaataaaaatatgaccATCTTCAGTGCGGGTATGGTATTGGAGATATCGATGATTGAGATACCAAAATTCaactgtacataatacatatatacacaagtGTATCTTTTATCCCCccttttttctaaaaaattccACTTACAAGGCTTACACCAACATTTACCAAATATCAATGTCATTTCTACTATCGTTTAAAAGCAAGGATTAagtgggtcaaaggtcaaggttagaTACAATAATACTAACTTCATAACATTAAAACCTTCACACTTACAAGTTCAAAAGAAAAGGTTTTTCAAAagtgggtcaaaggtcaaggttagaAAGAATAACATGCATATAATAACATAGAAGCCCTCTCACTGTAAAGTTCAAAAGATAAAAGCATTTTCTAAATTTGTTAAGCTGCTGGCTATCTAGGATTGATTCCAGGGACAAAAGGAATTAATTATGGAAGAATAATGATCTTGTTCATAAACTCTCAGATCCTAACACATGTATAGTTTTCCTGATATGTGTGTATGCACAATGTCATGTATCAATATGTAATACTGCAGGATAATATTCATTGGTTTCTGTAAACAATGGTTTTgtgttaaaaaacaaatattgcaaatCTCCGTACTAAAAAGATTAAAATGACATTAAAATGCCGTGTCACTGCCATAActaaaataacaaaacattattttgttgtCCATGGGGAAtgaatttttcataatattCGTTTCTAAATTTTTCTGTAAAGACACCCCAACTTCGTTTTAATGAATATGATGCACATTTGACAGAAAATGTGATTTCTTACTCCTACAACAATACCCTGTCTTCCTCCACAGCAATGTTTctattcgataaaaacagaacACATTGTGGCCACATGACATTGCTTTCAAATCTAACGCCGTGGTTCAGTAAACAGAATGGCCACAGATACGCTCCGATGAATTCACCGTCAGAATCATCAGTGCGGAACTCCGACCAGGCTGTGTCGTTCACTCGATGCTCGTGGTGAATATCTCCACCATGGTGTCGCAGTAGAATCGGGTCAGGTCATTAGATAATGGCTTCCAGCCGCGTGAGCCACACTCCAGTAGCTCCAACAGCGTGCACCGCCCCCCTGATGTCAGTCTGTGGGgagaaaagaaaaacataaatattcacattatcatcAGTGTGTACCGCCCCCGTGCTGTCAGTCTGTGGGGAGAAacgtaaatattcatattatcaGCAGTGTGTACCGCCCCCGCGCTGTCAGTCTGTGGGGAGAAAAGAGAAACataaatattcacattatcagcAGTGTGCACCGCCCCCGCGCTGTCAGTCTGTGGGGAGAAACgtaaatattcacattatcagcAATGTGTACCACCCCGTGCTGTCAGTCTGTGGGGAGAAACgtaaatattcacattatcagcAGTGTGTACCACCCTCGTGCTGTCAGTCTGTGGGGAGAAAAGAGAAACgtaaatattcacattatcagcAGTGTGTACCGCCCCCGCGCTGTCAGTCTGTGGGGAGAAAAGAGAAACGtgaatatttacattatcaGCAGCGTGCACCGCCCCCGTGCTGTCAGTCTGTGGGGAGAAAAGAGAAActtgaatatttacattatcaGCAATGTGTACCACCCCGTGCTGTCAGTCTGTGGGgagaaaagaaaaacataaatattcacattatcagcAGCGTGCACTGCCCCCGTGCTGTCAGTCTGTGGGGAGAAAAGAGAAACGtgaatatttacattatcaGCAATGTGTACCACCCCGTGCTGTCAGTCTGTGGGgagaaaagaaaaacataaatattcacattatcagcAGTTTGCACCGCCCCCGTGCTGTCAGTCTGTGGGGAGAAAAGAGAAActtgaatatttacattatcaGCAATGTGTACCATCCCATGCTGTCAGTCTGTGGGGAGAAACgtaaatattcacattatcaacaGTGTGTACCACCCTCGTGCTGTCAGTCTGTGGGGAGAAAAAGAAACataaatattcacattatcagcAGCATGCTCCGCCCCCATGCTGTCAGTctgtgggggaggggggagggagTTAACATAactatttacatttccaatgttttcacCTTTTATATCTTTATCTGTTGAAATGATAGCcgtttcctcatgaatgtgaacaaagtgcatatgaatcttgatatatATAGGGCGACTATTTCAACGCCTGGGAATATATTTACAGAAATGAATGTCATATTTGTAGGACGATCAAAAGTAGCATTTTAAGCGAACTGAGTGCAAGTAAAACAAAGTTAGGATTGCAGGCCAAAATGATGGGCAAAACAAGAATCTGTGGGTAAAAACACCTGACAAAAGGACATTGTGATAGAACTTCCTCCTCTGATACAAGGACATTGTGATAGAACTTCCTCGTCTGATACAAGAACATTGTGATAGAACTTCCTCGTCTGATACAAGAACATTGAGATAGAACTTCCTTCTAATATCTGATACAAGAACATTGTGATAGAACTTCCTCGTCTGATACAAGAACATTGTGATAGAACTTCCTTTAAACATCTGATACAAGGACAATGTGATACAAGGACTTCCTCCTAACATCTGATACAAGGACTTCCTTCTAACATCTGATACAAGGACTTCCTTCTAACATCTGATACAAGAACTTCCTTCTAACATCTGATACAAGGACTTCCTTCTAACATCTGATACAAGGATATTGCTACAAATGAAAGTCCTGCTTACAACTGACTTTGACTTGACCTAAATGGACTGGACAGTGGACAGCCATGCAGCAGAATTTGAAATTCATCCGCATCACTGTTCCTGAAGCTTATGTACATACCAGCAACTTTCCACTGTTCTCCGGTTCATTCACATTTGATTTTTGCCTTTAATTAAAACTGGGTGTACAtcaatttattcattattttaaagCATAAAAAGATGACTTTTGAACAATATAGAACTGGTGGAAATCATTTTCCTACGCACTTGGACAAAATTAACATAGAGCGAGAATTTCCGTGTACACTAGTGTTTGTCTCTTGTTGCACTTCGATGGAGATAACGTAACCTACCCGTCTTTTATGATGCGTGTTCGCACTTGATCGATCAGCGTGGACATGCGTGGTTGATCCTGAAGTTCAAGGTCTTTCCCAATCGACTGCAGCTGTTAAAttcaaccaaattttttttttttcaaatgatgtgCATCTAATTAGTAtcaaatctaaagcaaactagcatggcaccacgccatgccctttttggcTGGTGCCATGCCTTTTTTAATTGCAACATGCCCttttttctccataaaatctttaaaaatatttgtaaatataaacaattgttctttatttcacaaggttgattgaaaagtttaaaatcaaggcagcaggtaataaatttaaaagaggctaaatgattattctattactatcatagtatgatacaatgaaagtgccccgaaattgtcttgccgtgaagaaaagtgcccttttgaacatatgatatgtgtgccctttctagatcctagatttaacactgATTTAATACAAGGGGAAATGCCattaatttcaaatgaattcacaattttagGACAGTTCTTGTAGCTGGTGATATATACTGGTGCATTACAAAACTTCATGTTTCAATTATTACAGCAGTTCTAAgactagcccccccccccccccccccctccaatctAACCCCCACCACACACTTCTATTCCTAGTTATCATATTAAATGAACTATAATCCTATAACTCATTCTTAATTTATCACTAGAAAATAAATTCTGAAGTTCAGTCACAGGCAGACATTGATCAGACATTGGTATGTCCATCTGTCTGCCTGCCTCCAACTTAAACCTTGGTGATCAATTTGAAACTATACTGAACAGACACCATACTTGGTCAAAGTGTAAGGTCAGAGCTACTATTACAGataaagttcaaggtcatacaTCATGGTTAAGGTCAAACTGCTGAACTCATGGCACATGCTTAGGGACATAGTGACTCGCAAACAAATCTTGTTCtacatgaaaaaaaacccagtccTCTCGGTGTGCAGGATTGAATGCCCCCCGCAGAATCTTTGACACATTCTGAAAACCAAGCTCTTCAATGGGTAATATGCACGACTATTAAATATATTCCTATATTTTGAGCTGGAAGTTTGCTGACAGTTTAAAACCACCAGTGTCTTATCTTTAAAATCTAAATAATGACCCCTTTTCACTGTCCCGTTTTTAAATAATGACCCCCTTTTCACTGTAAGTGTCCctggtttttcttttaaaattaatgACCCTTTTTCACTGTCctgttttttaaataatgacCCCTTTTCATTGTCcctgtttcttttaaaataatgacCCCTTTTCAATGTCTCGTGTTTTAAATAATGACCCTTTTCATCGCccctgtttttttttaaataatgaccCCTTTCAGTATCCCTGTTTTTTAAACAATGACCCCTTTTGACTGTCCCTGTTTAAATTTTTCCGGAGTTAAAGCTCTTGCCTGTAGAGATAAGCATTCGTATTCATTCTCATTAGAAGCTGTGTCCTGTAAGATCTGTTCCAGGCACTCATAAACCGGGGCCACAAGCGGCTTCATCGTGTCGCCCGTAGCTAGACGAACGTTACCAAACACCTGACACAAAAACGTCACAAAGCCCAGGTAGCGTGCATTCTCAGATTTACGCATTTCTTCTTTACCTGCAAAAAATATGTCATCACTTCAATAAATGCACTGAACGTCTGATTATTTtgagggattttttttttggtgttgtTCGACTTTTAACTGATTGAGAAAAAAgaaatggagagagaaaaatcaCAAATGACTTTCTCACATGTGTATTCAGTAAACAGAGCTTAGAGTAACCAGGGTTACATTAATTTCTCTCTTTCTATATTTTACAACTTACTGCTTTAGAAAATGTCAGAATGCATCTAACAGTTTACTCCAGATACAGTGCTCCCTcaatttatcccccccccccccccccccggtatCAAGGGAGCactatatattgaaattcaggggaccaacCTGAATAGTTCATTATATGCAAAGTTCAATACAACTGATATTGAACTATCAAAATAATGTTATTGGGGATTTActtttacttcaatataacaaatagttcattataagtgacttcagtataacagatagttcaaaataacagatagttcaatataagcaacttcaatataacagataattCAATATAAATGACTTCAATAAAACAGATAGTTCAATTtaagcgacttcaatataacagatagttcaattcaagcgacttcaatataacagatagttcaatataaatcATCAGAAACAATGTACCTTTAAAATCTTCCTGCACAAATCTCAGAATAACATttctgaactttgacccttgAACTTCCACATTAGACAATCTGTCACAAATGCATGCTCCACACTTGGCAAACTCCTGGTATTTCAAACTCTTGTTGTAAATGCGCTTGGCCACGTTCTTCATGTGGTCCTCAGTAGACATTGATTTGGACAAGGTCATAATGTCCTCTAAGTTATCCTCCGTCAGATCGAAATTCAGTTTCTCCAGATAATCTTCAAGATCCTGGACAGTGCCACCTGGTGGGGAACTTCTGTTCTGTTCAacgaaaaaaaaacaagcaCTGATTTCCAAACATTTAAGAGCATTGTAGATCTATttggttaaaaaaaacattgtcaTGATAAGAAGAGTGCATATTACACATTTTCAAAACTATTATGGAGATTTCTAACAAAAAGTTTCGATAAGATAAATTTACACCCACATTTTCCAAGGTCTGGGAAAATAAAGTGGGCAAAACATTCAcgcagcagggttaaggtgtcccgagtaaagttaaaacaaacatcataaaatgtacctcggtgcacttcatactatatgatgtcacaatataaaagtacgtcatGATGTACATgtctatagttgtatcgcggggaaaatgtcataatattttctcactatttattgccgttatctagtgttcaagctgtatgtgtttaaatctgtttgtcagatgattttCCCCCAGTTTCTTCGATAATATATAAgtctcatatttttatatatacagtatgtgCACGAAAGACtaaagtaatctttacatcactttgtgaccttgatatctCCCCCGATGTTTATACTCGTCATTTGGAATAAAtaaaaccaacgcatgtacatatgGACTCagtacaggtgaaagatgacaatattttattttgatcaaggcatattcagaaaggtaactagttgcagatttaggattttgatacggaaggtacaatattttgcctTGTTTAGATAtgatttggatgtgaatgtggaaaatgcccGACATTTGAGTTGAaattatggaaattgctatatttgagaggatattgtactgatccgtatcactctttaaatttaccatatcaatgtcaacatatcaagcccaaactgcaaatgatttgagtgcatctttcacctgtaccgaggtgataaacaactaaaagtctagcagataaaaatagctctacgtcacttgtatgacgaATAATAGTtaagcaaaggatttcccctcgtgatacgatgtttgtttatgtattgacaaaggatttttactaaaaatatgcaACGCTTGAAAGAACTTTACTTGcatatgaatatgctgttattatttgctattttactcgggacaccttaaccccacTGTGCATATGACTTAGTTTTGAATCAGATTAATATTTAACTAAAAACaggcaaaaaagaaaacaaaaaggtATAAGTAACAACAGATAATCTGCAAAATCaatgacagacggacggacggatggacagacagagtACAAATTAGTGGTCCTCGTCAGCTGTGTGGTTTTGAGACATAACTGAAAACAATACATGCAAATATCACGTATATCATATAATTTATCTGAATGATGACGAGATTCCATCCACAATACTGAAGGAAACTACAAAACGCAACCCTGGCAGAGTACCATGAGAAGATAAGCAGGTAACTACAAAACGCAACCCTGGCAGAGTACCAAGAGAATATAAGCAGGTAACTACAAAACGCAATCCTAGCAGAGTACCCAGAGAAGATAAGCAGGTAACTACAAAACGAAACCCTGGCAGAGTACCAAGAGAAGATAAGCAAGTAACTACAAAACGCAACTCTGGCAGAGTACCAAGAGAAGATAAGCAGGTAATTAAAAACGTAGAGTACCAAGAAAATAAAAGCAGGTAACTACAAAACACAGAGTACCAAGAGAAGATAAGCAGGTAACTACAAAACACAGAATATCAAGAGAAGATAAGCAGGTATAAACTAAAAAATGCAGAATATTAAGAGAAGATAAGCAGGTGACTAAAAAACGCAGAATATCAAGAGAAGATAAGCAGGTAACTACAAAACGCAGAATATCAAGAGAAGATAAGCAGGTAACTACAAAACGCAGAATATCAAGAGAAGATAAGCAGGTGACTAAAAAATGCAGAATATTAAGAGAAGATAAGCAGGTGACTAAAAAACACAGAATACTAAGAGAAGATAAGTAGGTAAATACAAAACACAGAATACTAAGAGAAGATAAGTAGGTAAATACAAAACACAGAATACTAAGAGAAGATAAGTAGGTAAATACAAAACACAGAATACTAAGAGAAGATAAGCAGGTAAATACAAAACACAGAATACTAAGAGAAGATAAGCAGGTAAATACAAAACACAGAATACTAAGAGAAGATAAGCAGGTAAATACAAAACACAGAATACTAAGAGAAGATAAGCAGGTAACTACAAAACACAGAATACTAAGAGAAGATAAGCAGGTAACTACAAAACACAGAATACTAAGAGAAGATAAGTAGGTAACTACAAAACACAGAATACTAAGAGAAGATAAGCAGGTAAATACAAAACACAGAATATCAAGAGAAGATAAGCAGGTAACTACAAAACGCAGAATATCAAGAGAAGATAAGCAGGTGACTAAAAAATGCAGAATATTAAGAGAAGATAAGTAGGTAACTACAAAATGCAGAATACTAAGAGAAGATAAGTAGGTAAATACAAAACACAGAATACTAAGAGAAGATAAGTAGGTAAATACAAAACACAGAATACTAAGAGAAGATAAGTAGGTAAATACAAAACACAGAATACTAAGAGAAGATAAGTAGGTAAATACAAAACACAGAATACTAAGAGAAGATAAGCAGGTAAATACAAAACACAGAATACTAAGAGAAGATAAGCAGGTAAATACAAAACACAGAATACTAAGAGAAGATAAGCAGGTAAGTGATTGTGGGAGATGTAGCATGAGGTACACACACAGATACGTAGAATACCAACACTAGGgttagatatagatatatataggagCTTTCTGTCTGTTTCAAAGCCTGTATAATTACataatttttaagaaatgaTAGTCTATTATAATAAATACAGATGTATCTCAATATTTCTCTACACCGATGCAGCACCTTAGTGGTATACttatataactatataataaaatttttAGAGTTATGAACTTTAACTTGTATTCTAATCTGAAATGCAGTCATTTTTATTTTCgttcatcaattatttataCAGTAATAAGCAAGTCCCTTGGACTTCCAGCATTTCTAATTGCCAAGTCCAAATACAGAATTTGCTAGTTCCAGGCTTCGGGCTTGAAGAATTTGTGACCCCTGACCTTAGTGATGTACTTATATATTTGTTACAACTTCTTACAAACCTATTAGTCCGATTGTGCAtttcttttcttgtaattcCGTGTCTTATGTGATCGAATGTTTGGTGATATcaatcaaattaatgaattattaaaaatattatctAAAATTCAAACCAaaattctcttttttttttaaaacaaagactTTCAGGCCTCCAGTCTATCACTGTTGACTTGGAACTCTTTTGTAATGGGAGTTAAAAAAGTGGAAACAAATCCACAAGAAGAGCAGGGAAAACTACAGAGAAATTTAGATTCTTTCCTTTTTGGTTGTAGTATTCTCTTCAGAGCTATGTACAGACATATAGCCTACAGctttataagaaataaaatgtgtatttacttatttaaccaaattttctgatattggatttcaaattattttcctTACCACCAACAGagaaaaattcatattaaaacCCGAGACAGAGAACATGAGAAAATGGATTAACAGCTGTGTCTTATGTAAATCCAGGCATATGTCAACCATCACCAGTTCCGACATTTACACTTTtttcagaatcaaaacatgaagaaTTGCGAAGAGAAGTGAAGGTAGGCTATGCCTGTGTAATAGGgaaaaaatgcaatggaccagagtGGGTttcaaacccgggccccctgaatcgccagtcaggtgctctaccgaGCTATCTGCCTATCAGTGATCGAATCCAgttgaccgctacattcctccctccttaaatgtcttcgaATACGAAGACACACAACCTAAATTCTTTCTGCTCCCTGGTAGGAATTTCACCCGCATATCCAGGGGCCAGATCTAAACAGTAACAAATGTAACAGGGATAAATGCAATGAATCAGACCAAGGTTGGAACCCCGTCTGCCGgaatttctagtcaggtgctctaccgaCTGAGTTATCTGGCTAAAGACGATTGAACCTGACTGACTGCTACACCTGTCCAATTTTCCAAAAGGAATTTAATTATTAGAGGGTGAAGCCCTCTCATGGcccaaagggccgtgagagtggagctctccctataggtaacacgtatatacatgtttaaaaggaaaataaagaaaaattaaaccatacctatggaacttaaaaagtttggtaccaatggcgtcaattcgaatattagcgcgtggacatgtattcctccattttgaatctcgtctatcctagttcacgtcgttctgagatgttacataaaatccgtaaaggtatgtaaatcttattttcttaatcatatatattcactccacgattaacgccatgttttttgttgtggttcaaacgctatgtttgtaaatttgctaaataacgacgctgaatatgacgtcacaatgtactgttgacatcaattgtgttatatttcccacattcaatatataggcggatcaaatgtccaggATGCTAACTTCcagttgtttttgtcctgttttggaaaTAGATACTAAAtgaacttttttgcttcgccctcaaacacggtcacgccgtaaaatattaattaatgtttatctccaatttgaaataatattttaacaTCCTGTGGTTACATGACTTGGTTACATTATTTCATTACGATTGATTTTTTATGAACGATGTTAGAAACTATACATCAATATGTTATGTTGTTGTTGTTACTGAGGAAATTCGGGCgatgaaacaaaatatgggtACAGAAACGGAACACTACCTGATCACCTACTTTGGGCGCGTCATTATCACTCTCAGGTCCAGGTCTTGGCGCGGATCCAACCTTTGCCATCATTAAGCCCCTCCCTCTCCCCCTCCCTCGCCCGACGCTGGCCATATTGTATCACTAACTCGTACGATGGACGGATTATGTTGTATTAATAAGTCGTAGGGCGAATGATTCGATTccaagcatatatatatattttttttttcatcagattttcttcttttttttatgcgaattatattgcttatattaatatcaatttttattttgaattatgctTTCATCTGTTCAGGTTTTGGATTTCTCGGGGAAAAAAATCTCAGTgctcgagaaatccaagcccgGCACCTAATCGTTTTCAAACTCCAATgggaaaaaaagaattaaaaaccaaaacaggacaaaaatgGATATAAAGCCCAGACTCAATTTTCTAGGGGAAGGGAGTGAGGCAAAGATTAATCAATCAGTTCAAGGGATCAAACGTAAatttccactaccattcacTAATTAGCATTTTCAgctatgtaaaacattgaatttcTGTAGCAATAACGGACTTTGCATTTAAAGTATGTTGTCAAACATGTTACTACGTGCCTGCTGTTAATGAAAACAACATTTATGGTTGAGGAGTTGAACCACCCATGCACAACGTGTGCGTTGTCAAAATATCAGcattaaaattaaaataggaTTAAGTATTTAGAGGATTAAGGTGATTTCTCATTTAAATAATTTCTCGTCATCAAGAAAGTTGTCATTTATCTATTTAGAAGTCAGagcattttatttatatatttctagtTTTAGTAAttcagagatttttttttttttaagaacacACATATTTGGATTTTGTAATcgacttgggggggggggttaggggttaaatagtttggaaagttgGAAAACGCTAAAGAATACAATTTAATTAAGAGctggccaaacacggacccctggatataccagaggtgggattaagtgcataggaggagtaagcatcccctatcaaccggttacacccgccgtgagctctatacaGACAAACGGGACAATCTGCAGCCAAATCCAGCTCggaaagaacggtctaacaatggatatgaaacacatcagacagcatttgacccaatgacaggttacATCTataggcaaactagatcgttaatataacgaccatagaatttgtgcaatgctgactttaaacgagactgttaaaacccatgtaacatcaacatgtttgtcattCGCCTGCctctattttaaaaactgaccatgcgCAGAACGAACCATGTAACAAGAGGTCCACGGTCCACAGAGCTCAGCTGTGTCATGTTAGATCATCTGTTCagctattgtaaaaaaaaaaaatttttaaatgcaGTCTTCATCCCCATCGAAATGTTTGACCCCAAAAGGTCACGCCATAACCATGATTCAAGGTCaaaatcatggtatgaaatgtagGGTTTCGTCAAGGAACCTATATGCAAATTTAAATATGAAATCCCTACTCGAAACAGTTCAGAAGATATTGCGTAAgttaattctttttcttttttttttttagaaatagcCCGCCGAAATCCAAGGTCAAAACCTTTGGTTCCCAAAATGGAATGTCATGTTACAAAgatacagatatgaaatattttagccTTACCACTCACCATTCAAACGTCGTCAGCAAGGTTGAAGGTTCAGTCAGGCAGGTAGGAGAAAAACAATATGTACCCCCACCTTTAGTCGCAGGGCGTAACACAAATCATGAATACACACGACTTAAGAACGTTTGCTGAAATTAGCCCTGCAATTTTgtagaagtcaaaaatgttcgGATTTTACGGACAGATAGACAAACGAAGGACAAAAAGTGCTCAGAAAAACAACAGCTCTAACCTAAAGACGATAAACTGAGAATATACTCTTAAAAGTCAAAATTTCCAATCCAACTAACTTTTGAAATGCTTTTTATaagcaaataaaattttcataatatatttgcatgaaaagtgaagataacgaacagtgatcaatctcaaaactcctacaagcaatacaaaatagatagttgggcaaacacggacccctggacacaccagaggtgggatcaggtacctaggaggagtaagcatcccctgtcgaccggtcacacccgccgtgagccctatatcctgatcaggtaaacggagttatccgcagtcaaaatcaatgtgccaagaacggcttaacaatcggtatgaaacacgtcagacagcatttgacccaatgcgaggttgtatggacgaagtagatcgttataaccaccatagaatttgtgaaatgctgacttcaatcgagactgttgaaacccctgtaccatcaacttgtttgtcagtagcttacctcgatttaaaaactgactatacgcagaacaagctcttgcatatcgaatcagttgagatatataaacaccatacaggcgcggatccagaaattttttccaggggggggggggggggtggtcgatccttttcacaaaatcgaacctgtgatataactcatttttcttataaatcgttatattttaattttttttatctttgcaaattccagggggtggggaggggggtgggtgggtccGGACCCCCGACCCCCTCTAGACCCGCACAtgccatatgcaggtgataatggaatattgctacataaatatgggaagttgacgatagagaagctgaaatcatcctgtttgtcatacagttgagttgtcaatttgccgttaatgtctactttcaataaaatatctaagtatgaagcagaagtggacgactctgcggtgtcctttatttcgagctcacagggatatatcaaatcgacatatgaatgaaagttattattgttaatagacaaaacgtcatcgatatatcgaaatgtcgaattga
This genomic interval carries:
- the LOC125662415 gene encoding CBP80/20-dependent translation initiation factor-like isoform X2, which translates into the protein MASVGRGRGRGRGLMMAKVGSAPRPGPESDNDAPKNRSSPPGGTVQDLEDYLEKLNFDLTEDNLEDIMTLSKSMSTEDHMKNVAKRIYNKSLKYQEFAKCGACICDRLSNVEVQGSKFRNVILRFVQEDFKGKEEMRKSENARYLGFVTFLCQVFGNVRLATGDTMKPLVAPVYECLEQILQDTASNENEYECLSLQLQSIGKDLELQDQPRMSTLIDQVRTRIIKDGLTSGGRCTLLELLECGSRGWKPLSNDLTRFYCDTMVEIFTTSIE
- the LOC125662415 gene encoding CBP80/20-dependent translation initiation factor-like isoform X4; translation: MASVGRGRGRGRGLMMAKVGSAPRPGPESDNDAPKVGDQNRSSPPGGTVQDLEDYLEKLNFDLTEDNLEDIMTLSKSMSTEDHMKNVAKRIYNKSLKYQEFAKCGACICDRLSNVEVQGSKFRNVILRFVQEDFKGKEEMRKSENARYLGFVTFLCQVFGNVRLATGDTMKPLVAPVYECLEQILQDTASNENEYECLSLQLQSIGKDLELQDQPRMSTLIDQVRTRIIKDGLTARGRCTLLIM
- the LOC125662415 gene encoding CBP80/20-dependent translation initiation factor-like isoform X1, with translation MASVGRGRGRGRGLMMAKVGSAPRPGPESDNDAPKVGDQNRSSPPGGTVQDLEDYLEKLNFDLTEDNLEDIMTLSKSMSTEDHMKNVAKRIYNKSLKYQEFAKCGACICDRLSNVEVQGSKFRNVILRFVQEDFKGKEEMRKSENARYLGFVTFLCQVFGNVRLATGDTMKPLVAPVYECLEQILQDTASNENEYECLSLQLQSIGKDLELQDQPRMSTLIDQVRTRIIKDGLTSGGRCTLLELLECGSRGWKPLSNDLTRFYCDTMVEIFTTSIE
- the LOC125662415 gene encoding CBP80/20-dependent translation initiation factor-like isoform X3, with protein sequence MASVGRGRGRGRGLMMAKVGSAPRPGPESDNDAPKVGDQNRSSPPGGTVQDLEDYLEKLNFDLTEDNLEDIMTLSKSMSTEDHMKNVAKRIYNKSLKYQEFAKCGACICDRLSNVEVQGSKFRNVILRFVQEDFKGKEEMRKSENARYLGFVTFLCQVFGNVRLATGDTMKPLVAPVYECLEQILQDTASNENEYECLSLQLQSIGKDLELQDQPRMSTLIDQVRTRIIKDGLTARGRCKLLIM